Genomic window (Bacillota bacterium):
AGCCCCGCCGCGAACCTGTCAGGGCGTTCAGTGTATTGAACCTGGGGGAAAGGCGAATAGGGATAGTCCTCGATGAACTGCTCGAGGAATCCCGAGTCCGGGAGAATGTCCGTCTTGATCGCTTCGATCCGCTTCTTGACCTCGCGGACCAGCTCTGGGTTGGTGAGGCCCTCTATGTAACCCACGACGATGTCTGTCTTGGATCGCTCACCCACCTCCATCGAGTCAAGTCTGAGGTTCGGCGACTTGATCCTCCGGCGGACCAGGGCAGTGTCTGCGCGGAGGAGTTCCGTAAACCCTTCTCTCGGCCCTCGGATCACTCTCTCGGCGTTGGGCTCGCCCACGTTCCGGTGTTCCCAGCCTTTGGTCTCGAAGACGATGCATTTCGGGCTTCCCTCAATGAAGAGGGCGGTTTCCCCGGCGAGCACCCGGCTTATGACCGAGTCCAGCGTGTCGTAGAGCGTGGCCTGGCCAGATGGAAGAAGGTGGGTCATGAGGACACGTGCGACGTTCTCCTCGGTCATGTCCTCGGGCCGGAGCCTCGGCCCTCGCCCGGAGAGCATGACAGATCTCAGGGCCATAAGGTTGATGGTGTTCCGGTCCGTAAGCCCCTCTACGTAGAACAGGATGGCGTCCAGCTCGGGTTCGGTCCCGATAACCAGCCGCCGTATGATGATGTCCGCGCTTTCGTTGCCCAATTCGCGGCGAAGCTCCTGCTCCACGCGGTCCAACGACTTGGGTATGGGGGGGCCGGCCTGCCCGCCGCCGGTCATCTCTGGACTTGACCCCTGCTCGGTTCCGGCAGCTCGGGCCGTGTCCTCGCTCCGGCCCATGTCCTCAGGAAGCGCCGGCTTCTTGGAGAGGAGCATTCTTGGCTGCATTTTCGAGGTTCGTGTGAGTCTTCTTGGAGTTCTCAAGTATCGGGCCTCCGCACTCCGTGTCCCCGAAAACGGAATCTCTCGTTCAATTTGCCCACGGAAGCGGGGTTTATGCCGTGCACAATGCGTGCACACCAATGAGCAAGGGGAGAGACCGGAGTCTCTCCCCAAAAGGACCGGATCTTGAGAGGGGGGCAAGGTTAGCTGCGGTACCGCCTCTTCCGCGCCGCCTCGGACTTTTTCTTCCGGCGGACGCTCGGCTTGTCGTAATGCTCGCGCTTTCGAATCTCTGAGAGAACACCAGCCTGCTGACACTGGCGCTTGAACCGGCGGAGGGCGCTGTCCAGCGACTCGTTCTTGCCGACTCTTACTTCTGCCATACGAATTCCCCCCCTCTCCGCCCACAGTCATCTCACGATGAGGGACCTCACGGCGTTGTGTGACACTCCACGAGGCAATCTTGACAAATTATACTGCACACTCCGGAAACGTGTCAACGGCACATCCGCCCAGGTCGTCCAGGCCAACCGTGGCCTAGCCTGGGGGCCACGCGAGTGACCTGCCCCCGAGCACGTGGAAGTGGATGTGGCCCACGCTCTGTCCAGCGTCTGCTCCTGAATTTGCGACTACTCTGAACCCCGTTTCGGCGATTCCGAGATCGCGGGCAAGCGACGCAGCGAGGCGGAGGATTCTGCCCACAAGCCTGTCGTGAGCTTCATCGAGATCCAGGATACTCGGCACGTGCTCGCGAGGAATGATGAGAAAATGGATCGGAGCCTGTGGGTTTATGTCCCGAAACGCCACAAGCTCGTCGTCTGCGTGGAGAACTGTTGCCGGGATCTCCCCAGCCGCAATCCTGCAAAAGACGCAAGTCTCCATGGGCCCTACACCCCCTAATAGCCTGAACATGTTTCGACAATGCTCAACTCGATCCTTCCTCCGTGGCCACAACAGAGTCGTCCCTGGCTTCGGTGACCCGCACCTTAACTAGATCGCCCGGGCGGCTCGTCCCCCGGACCACCGCCCTCACGTAGTTCGAAGTGAGCCCCTCGTATGATCCTCCCTCCGCCTGCTCCACCAGAATATCCACTGCCCGGCCGACCATCGACTGGTGGAATTCCAGCGCGAGTCTGCGTCCGAGTTTGATCAGGGCAGAGCTCCGCCGTTCCTTCTCGGCGCGAGGCACTTGCCCCGGCATGTCCCACGCGGCAGTTCCCCGTCTTCGGGAGAATTGGAACACATGGAGCCTGGAGAAGCGGATCCTCTCCACTGCTGAGAACGTGCTGGAGAATGCCTCCTCGTCCTCGCCTGGGAACCCAACAATCACGTCAGTAGTGAGGCCGAGGTCTGGGATCCGCTCCCGGGCAGAACGGACAACCTCTTCGTACTCGGAAACCGTGTACCTGCGGTTCATGAGCGAGAGCACTCGGTCGCTGCCCGACTGAAGCGGGACGTGCAGGTGCGCACAGACCTTTGCGGACTCTGCCATCACATCAAGAAGCCGATCCGTGACATCAGTGGGATCGATCGAACTGAGCCTGACCCGGGCAATACCCGGGATTCCGGCCACGAGGACCACAATGTCCGCGAGGTCGGGCCTCCCCCCGAAGTCCCTCCCGTAGAAGCCGAGGTGGATTCCGGTGAGGACCACCTCTCTGAACCCCGCCTGCGCCAGGCGGGAGACCTCGTCCCGGACGTTGTCGGGGTCACGGCTCCGAACGGGCCCCCTCACGTACGGGACCCTGCAGTAGGAACAGAAGCTGTCGCAACCGTCCTCTATCTTGACGAAAGCCCGGGCACGCTCGGCCGACCCTTCCACCTGCAGCTCCTCGTACTCCCTGCAAGCCCTGGCATCTATCGTCTCCACAACCTGCCCATGTTGCTCCAGCGCACGCAGGACCGCATCCACGACTCCGCGGCGAGGCGTCGTGCCGGTAACCACACGGACTCCGGGAATTGCCTGGAGTTCGCGGGGAGCCGACTGCGCGTAGCACCCAGTCGCCACGACCACCGCGTCCGGGTTGCGCGTCACGGCCCTACGCAGCATCTGCCTGGATTTCTTGTCACCGGTCTGAGTGACCGTACAGGTGTTCA
Coding sequences:
- a CDS encoding spore germination protein, which encodes MRTPRRLTRTSKMQPRMLLSKKPALPEDMGRSEDTARAAGTEQGSSPEMTGGGQAGPPIPKSLDRVEQELRRELGNESADIIIRRLVIGTEPELDAILFYVEGLTDRNTINLMALRSVMLSGRGPRLRPEDMTEENVARVLMTHLLPSGQATLYDTLDSVISRVLAGETALFIEGSPKCIVFETKGWEHRNVGEPNAERVIRGPREGFTELLRADTALVRRRIKSPNLRLDSMEVGERSKTDIVVGYIEGLTNPELVREVKKRIEAIKTDILPDSGFLEQFIEDYPYSPFPQVQYTERPDRFAAGLSEGLVGILVDGSPLALMVPANMASFFQSPEDYYERAPFGGPLRLLRYVSGVLALLLPAVYAAVTTFHQEMLPTGLALTIAGTHMPVPFPAYVEALLMEVSLELIREAGVRLPDPVGQTMGFVGALLLGDAAVSAGLVSPIMVIVVAITGLASFAIPHYPTGLALRLLRFPLLLLGAGLGLYGVMAGVLAISLHLGSLTSFGVPYLEPLMKPRETVRDVIWRSPVFMFQRRPSYARPLDMIRQKAFIRTWSPGVAKRAQEAEEGNSEGTAGDTPAGGLQGQEGGSRDEEER
- the rpsU gene encoding 30S ribosomal protein S21 → MAEVRVGKNESLDSALRRFKRQCQQAGVLSEIRKREHYDKPSVRRKKKSEAARKRRYRS
- a CDS encoding histidine triad nucleotide-binding protein, with translation METCVFCRIAAGEIPATVLHADDELVAFRDINPQAPIHFLIIPREHVPSILDLDEAHDRLVGRILRLAASLARDLGIAETGFRVVANSGADAGQSVGHIHFHVLGGRSLAWPPG
- the mtaB gene encoding tRNA (N(6)-L-threonylcarbamoyladenosine(37)-C(2))-methylthiotransferase MtaB, with protein sequence MKVALATLGCKVNQYDSEALAALFRRAGFEVVPFEESADVYVVNTCTVTQTGDKKSRQMLRRAVTRNPDAVVVATGCYAQSAPRELQAIPGVRVVTGTTPRRGVVDAVLRALEQHGQVVETIDARACREYEELQVEGSAERARAFVKIEDGCDSFCSYCRVPYVRGPVRSRDPDNVRDEVSRLAQAGFREVVLTGIHLGFYGRDFGGRPDLADIVVLVAGIPGIARVRLSSIDPTDVTDRLLDVMAESAKVCAHLHVPLQSGSDRVLSLMNRRYTVSEYEEVVRSARERIPDLGLTTDVIVGFPGEDEEAFSSTFSAVERIRFSRLHVFQFSRRRGTAAWDMPGQVPRAEKERRSSALIKLGRRLALEFHQSMVGRAVDILVEQAEGGSYEGLTSNYVRAVVRGTSRPGDLVKVRVTEARDDSVVATEEGSS